Proteins found in one Bombus terrestris chromosome 1, iyBomTerr1.2, whole genome shotgun sequence genomic segment:
- the LOC100647716 gene encoding uncharacterized protein LOC100647716 isoform X3: MLAIRNRNIKMVKYLLQKNANVNESTDLGMSVFGLAAAINKDMFETIYEAYPSALLNSLNDDVTPLCIAAMKNDKNLFFRLIELGFNVSKSNDYTYSMMKQSIVPEIKNLAKYFDTEDYWNDNSDNILIENEPDNKDCLSLSKLVNENKSNKSPLNVHKIPIVTFDTTMCNNVNCNNNVIKVPNELLKPCALSLETNHSESVQSSLISPTLTCNLNELLPTSPNIYFTQNKHNEEINLNIQDEAKDKQLFLNEDEDEIMLTCSKSRKNVSELPLQRLQSIRPQDLNIQHKEDLDTTLEYVPEFSPLRQQNIPPNMNDENVFGENTPTPPRYRTPPRGMILNSEEAKMFILLKHYGLGQYVSIFLEQEVDIDLFMTLTNEDLIEIGIKNEADRKAILEVINRS, encoded by the exons ATTCGCAATAGAAACATTAAAATggttaaatatcttttacaaaAAAATGCTAATGTGAATGAATCAACTGATTTAG GCATGTCTGTTTTTGGATTGGCAGCTgcaataaataaagatatgttTGAAACTATATATGAAGCATATCCATCAGCACTATTGAATTCTCTAAATGATGATGTTACACCACTTTGCATTGCTGCTATGAagaatgataaaaatttatttttcagattAATAGAATTAGGATTTAATGTTTCAAAAAGTA ATGACTATACTTACAGTATGATGAAGCAGTCAATAGTaccagaaataaaaaatttggcaAAATATTTTGACACAGAAGATTATTGGAATGACAATTCAGATAACATTCTTATAGAAAATGAACCAGATAACAAGGACTGTTTAAGTCTTTCCAAACtagtaaatgaaaataaaagtaataagtCTCCTTTAAATGTTCATAAGATACCGATAGTTACATTTGATACTACAATGTGCAATAATGTCAACTGTAACAACAATGTCATAAAagttccaaatgaacttttaaAACCTTGTGCATTAAGTTTAGAGACAAATCATTCAGAAAGTGTTCAGAGTAGTTTAATTTCACCCACCTTGACCTGCAATCTGAACGAACTGTTACCTACTTctccaaatatatattttacacaaaatAAACATAATgaggaaattaatttgaatatacAAGATGAAGCAAAAGATAAACAATTGTTTTTAaatgaagatgaagatgaaaTAATGCTAACTTGTTCAAAAAGTAGAAAGAATGTAAGCGAACTACCTTTGCAGAG ATTACAGTCCATTCGGCCacaagatttaaatattcaacacaAAGAAGATCTTGATACTACTCTTGAATATGTGCCTGAATTTAGTCCATTGCGCCAACAAAATATTCCTCCAAATATGAATGATGAAAATGTATTTGGGGAAAACACACCAACACCACCACGTTACAGGACACCTCCAAGAGGAATGATTTTAAATTCAGAAGAagcaaaaatgtttattttactaAAACATTACGGATTAGGTCAATACGTGTCTATATTTCTCGAACAagaa GTTGACATTGACTTGTTTATGACTTTAACTAATgaagatttaattgaaattggtATAAAAAATGAAGCTGACAGAAAAGCTATATTAGAAGTGATAAATAGATCATAA